The genomic stretch GGGTCCTAAGTGAAGATCATCCTCTTTCTTTGGGGCTCATTGGTTTGCGAGGAACCGAGGCCGCCAATTTCGCCGGGGAAAACTCAGATCTTATACTGGCACTGGGATGTCGATTATCAGAGAGAACACGGATCGGTCTGGGAAGAGGGTCAGTTATTCAGGTGAACATGGATGAATCAGTTTTAAGGGCTAATGTGAATATCAAGGGAGATGTTAAAGAGTTCCTGGAAAAAATCAACAAAACAACCCCTGAAAACACGGATAAATGGTTAAAAGAACTCCAAAACTATGATAAATATCATGAAGTATTCACTGACTTTGAAGAAACTCCCATAAAACCACAAAGAGCCATCAGGGAGATTTTAGAGGGGATGAATGATTCAATTCTGGTTAACGATGCTGGAAGCCACACCACTTGGGTCAACCTGCTCATGAAAGCCAGGGAACCATCTTCAATGATCTTTTCAGGTGGATTCGGACCTATGGGGTATGGAATCCCTGCAGCAGTGGGTGTAAGCCTGGCAAGACCATCCAAGCACGTGGTGGTAGTGGTGGGAGATGGTGGGTTCCAGATGAACAGTCAGGAACTGGCAACCATAGCTGCAATGGATCTACCCATTACCATCTGCCTCTTAAACAACAGGTCCCTGGGAATCATAAGGCAGTGGCAGGAGTTATATTACAATGGATCGTTTCAGGTGGAACTGGATAATCCTGATTTCGTGAAACTGGCCAATGCATACCATATAAAAGCCATGAGGGCAGATTCTCCAGGTGATGTTTTAGCTGCTGTACAGGATGCAGTAAAACTTAATAAACCAGTATTTATAGAGATAATAGTTGATGAAAATGAAGACATCCCCTTCCCCCGGTGAATTCTGGAAGATTTTACATTTTCAGGTGATTAAATGAAGGTACTCCTCATTAACCCCCCATATTTCAATTCCAAATACAAATTTATAGGATTAGTAGCACCGCCATTAGGTATTGCCTATATAGCAGCAGTATTGGAAGAAAATGGAATTGATGTGGAAATAATTGATGCAGCAGCCCTTGAAATGAGCTGGGAAACCCTTGAAAATGAAATTAAAAGAATATCTCCGGGACTGGTGGCAGTAACTGCCCTGACTCCCACCATTGATAAAGCCATGCAAACAGCAGAACTGGCCAAAAAAACATGTCCACAGGCCACAGTGGTTATGGGAGGATACCATCCCACCTTTAACTACCAGGAAATGTTAGAAAGAGACTATGTGGATATTGTGGTAATGGGTGAAGGAGAATACACCATGCTGGAACTGGTGGAAACTCTGGATGAGGGTGGAGACCTTAAAAATGTCAAAGGAATAGCCTATAAAGATGTAGTGACACCAACAAGACCTATTATCGAAGATCTTGATGAACTACCCTTCCCTGCAAGGCATCTTCTCCCCATGGATCATTACAAGATCCTGAACATGAAACTCCACACCGCAACTATGATATCTGGCAGGGGATGTCCAATGCAGTGTTCCTTCTGTGCTTCTGCTGCCTTACACGGGAACAAGCTACGAATGAGATCCCCGATGAATGTGGTGGATGAAATGGAACACCTAATCAATGATCATGACTCTGGTATGATCGCATTTATGGATGACACCTTCACTCTTAAACCCAGCAGGGTGGAAGAGATCTGTGATGAGATTAAAAAAAGAGATATTGATGTTTATTGGGGATGCACAGCCCGAGCAGATACCTTATCTGAAAAATTACTCCGTAAACTGAGTGATTCAGGTTGTATAACTATGTTCCTGGGAGTGGAATCTGCTGATCAGCAGCAACTGGATCGGGTTAACAAGCAAATGACCATTGAAAAGATCCGCCAGGCTTTTAAACTATCCCGGGAAAACGACATACGCACCATAGCATCAGTGGTCCTGGGAATGCCCGGAGACACCAAAGAAAGCATAGAACGAACCATTAAATTCGTCAGAGAACTAAACCCCTCCTATGCCCTATTTTCCCTGGCAACACCATACCCTGGAACCCGTTTTTACCAGGAAGCAGTGCAGGACAACCTCATCAAGGTTAAGGATTGGTCCAAATACACACTACTTTCTCCTGTCCTGGAAACTGTTGATTGTTCCTTAGATGAGCTTAAACAGATGCAGAAAAAGGCTTTCAGGCAATTCTACCTCAGACCAGTTTACCTCATGAAACAGGTTCGAATGGATGGGCCTATACTCCTGAAAACCGTGGCTGCCATGATAAAAGAAGTTTAAACAAACAGTATGAGTTTAAACTTATTATCAT from Methanobacterium sp. Maddingley MBC34 encodes the following:
- a CDS encoding thiamine pyrophosphate-dependent enzyme, possible carboligase or decarboxylase (PFAM: Thiamine pyrophosphate enzyme, central domain; Thiamine pyrophosphate enzyme, N-terminal TPP binding domain; Thiamine pyrophosphate enzyme, C-terminal TPP binding domain~TIGRFAM: acetolactate synthase, large subunit, biosynthetic type); its protein translation is MQTVARIKLADALVKLLEKEEIEFIFGYPGEQILPFYQALQKSSIKHILMRHEQGAAHAADGYARASSKLGVCVATAGPGALNMVMGVATAYKDSVPLLVITGDVSSQFKGENVFQDVDINAVFSPITLQSHLVKNPEDGITLILKALSALKMGKTGPIHLNFPKDILQKEIDPALLEMELDLKPETDGINLEIDGINSETNGINSETGENELKQVKKLVENSQKPLILAGAGVLWAHATQDLQNFAEKHKIPVVTTYPARGVLSEDHPLSLGLIGLRGTEAANFAGENSDLILALGCRLSERTRIGLGRGSVIQVNMDESVLRANVNIKGDVKEFLEKINKTTPENTDKWLKELQNYDKYHEVFTDFEETPIKPQRAIREILEGMNDSILVNDAGSHTTWVNLLMKAREPSSMIFSGGFGPMGYGIPAAVGVSLARPSKHVVVVVGDGGFQMNSQELATIAAMDLPITICLLNNRSLGIIRQWQELYYNGSFQVELDNPDFVKLANAYHIKAMRADSPGDVLAAVQDAVKLNKPVFIEIIVDENEDIPFPR
- a CDS encoding Fe-S oxidoreductase (PFAM: Radical SAM superfamily; B12 binding domain), which produces MKVLLINPPYFNSKYKFIGLVAPPLGIAYIAAVLEENGIDVEIIDAAALEMSWETLENEIKRISPGLVAVTALTPTIDKAMQTAELAKKTCPQATVVMGGYHPTFNYQEMLERDYVDIVVMGEGEYTMLELVETLDEGGDLKNVKGIAYKDVVTPTRPIIEDLDELPFPARHLLPMDHYKILNMKLHTATMISGRGCPMQCSFCASAALHGNKLRMRSPMNVVDEMEHLINDHDSGMIAFMDDTFTLKPSRVEEICDEIKKRDIDVYWGCTARADTLSEKLLRKLSDSGCITMFLGVESADQQQLDRVNKQMTIEKIRQAFKLSRENDIRTIASVVLGMPGDTKESIERTIKFVRELNPSYALFSLATPYPGTRFYQEAVQDNLIKVKDWSKYTLLSPVLETVDCSLDELKQMQKKAFRQFYLRPVYLMKQVRMDGPILLKTVAAMIKEV